A portion of the Pseudomonas sp. GR 6-02 genome contains these proteins:
- the rpsH gene encoding 30S ribosomal protein S8: MSMQDPLADMLTRIRNAQMAEKSVVSMPSSTLKVAVAKVLKDEGYIAGYQISSEIKPLLSIELKYFEGRPVIEEVKRVSRPGLRQYKSVDDLPKVRGGLGVSIVSTNKGVMTDRAARAAGVGGEVLCTVF, translated from the coding sequence ATGAGTATGCAGGACCCGTTAGCGGACATGCTAACTCGAATCCGTAATGCCCAGATGGCTGAAAAGTCCGTCGTAAGCATGCCATCTTCTACTTTGAAGGTAGCTGTTGCCAAAGTCCTGAAGGACGAAGGTTACATTGCGGGTTATCAGATCAGCAGCGAAATCAAGCCACTGCTGTCCATCGAGCTGAAGTACTTCGAAGGCCGTCCGGTCATCGAGGAAGTGAAGCGCGTTAGCCGTCCAGGCCTGCGTCAGTACAAGTCCGTCGATGATCTGCCAAAAGTTCGTGGCGGTCTCGGTGTGTCTATCGTCTCCACCAACAAAGGTGTGATGACGGATCGTGCTGCGCGCGCTGCCGGTGTCGGCGGCGAAGTTCTTTGCACTGTGTTCTAA
- the rplF gene encoding 50S ribosomal protein L6, with protein MSRVAKNPVKLPAGVEVKFAGQQLSVKGAKGTLELNIHSSVEIVEEAGELRFAARNGDQQTRAMAGTTRALVNNMVQGVSQGFERKLQLVGVGYKAQAKGTVLNLALGFSHPVDYELPEGITAETPSQTDILIKGIDKQLVGQVAAEIRDFRPPEPYKGKGVRYADEVVRRKEAKKK; from the coding sequence ATGTCACGCGTCGCTAAGAACCCCGTTAAGCTGCCAGCCGGTGTCGAAGTCAAATTCGCAGGCCAACAGCTTTCGGTGAAGGGTGCCAAGGGCACTCTCGAACTGAACATCCATTCGTCCGTTGAGATCGTTGAAGAGGCTGGTGAGCTGCGTTTCGCTGCTCGCAATGGCGATCAACAAACTCGCGCAATGGCTGGTACCACTCGTGCGTTGGTAAACAACATGGTCCAAGGCGTAAGCCAAGGCTTCGAGCGTAAGCTCCAGCTGGTCGGTGTTGGTTACAAAGCGCAAGCAAAAGGCACAGTGCTGAACCTGGCTCTTGGCTTCTCGCACCCAGTGGATTATGAACTGCCGGAAGGCATCACCGCTGAGACTCCTAGCCAGACCGATATCCTGATCAAGGGCATCGACAAGCAGCTGGTAGGTCAAGTGGCCGCCGAGATCCGCGACTTCCGTCCACCAGAGCCGTACAAAGGCAAAGGTGTGCGCTACGCGGACGAAGTCGTCCGTCGTAAAGAAGCCAAGAAGAAGTAG
- the rpmD gene encoding 50S ribosomal protein L30, which produces MATVKVTLIKSMTGRIPNHKLCVKGLGLRRIGHTVEVQDTPENRGMINKAYYMLRVEG; this is translated from the coding sequence ATGGCTACCGTTAAAGTTACGCTGATCAAAAGCATGACCGGCCGCATCCCTAACCACAAACTGTGCGTTAAGGGTCTGGGTCTGCGTCGCATCGGTCACACTGTAGAAGTCCAGGATACTCCCGAGAATCGCGGGATGATCAACAAGGCTTACTACATGCTGCGTGTCGAGGGTTAA
- the rplR gene encoding 50S ribosomal protein L18 — MTDKKVTRLRRARKARLKMHELEVVRLCVFRSSQHIYAQVISADGNKVLASASTLDKELRDGATGNIDAATKVGQLVATRAKAAGVSQVAFDRSGFKYHGRVKALADAAREAGLEF; from the coding sequence ATGACCGACAAAAAAGTTACTCGACTGCGTCGCGCTCGCAAAGCACGCCTGAAAATGCACGAACTCGAAGTCGTGCGTCTCTGCGTGTTCCGCTCGTCGCAGCACATCTACGCCCAGGTCATTTCGGCCGACGGCAACAAAGTCCTGGCAAGTGCCTCGACTTTGGATAAAGAACTGCGTGATGGTGCCACCGGCAACATCGACGCGGCCACTAAGGTTGGCCAGCTGGTCGCTACGCGTGCTAAAGCCGCTGGCGTCTCGCAGGTGGCTTTCGACCGCTCTGGCTTCAAGTACCACGGCCGCGTCAAGGCGCTGGCTGATGCTGCTCGTGAAGCTGGGCTGGAGTTCTAA
- the rpsE gene encoding 30S ribosomal protein S5 gives MSNNDQKRDEGYIEKLVQVNRVAKTVKGGRIFTFTALTVVGDGKGRVGFGRGKSREVPAAIQKAMEAARRNMIQVDLNGTTLQYAMKSAHGASKVYMQPASEGTGIIAGGAMRAVLEVAGVQNVLAKCYGSTNPVNVVHATFKGLKAMQSPESIAAKRGKSVKEIF, from the coding sequence ATGTCAAATAACGACCAAAAGCGCGACGAAGGCTACATCGAGAAGCTGGTTCAAGTTAACCGCGTAGCCAAAACCGTTAAAGGCGGCCGTATCTTCACTTTCACCGCGTTGACCGTGGTTGGTGATGGTAAAGGGCGCGTTGGCTTCGGCCGTGGCAAGTCGCGTGAAGTGCCTGCTGCGATCCAGAAGGCAATGGAAGCTGCTCGCCGCAACATGATCCAGGTTGATCTGAACGGCACCACTCTGCAGTACGCAATGAAGTCCGCCCACGGCGCTTCGAAGGTGTACATGCAGCCTGCTTCTGAAGGTACCGGTATCATCGCTGGCGGCGCTATGCGTGCTGTCCTCGAAGTTGCTGGCGTTCAGAACGTTCTGGCCAAGTGCTACGGCTCGACTAACCCGGTAAACGTGGTTCACGCCACTTTCAAGGGTTTGAAAGCAATGCAGTCTCCTGAATCCATTGCCGCCAAGCGTGGCAAAAGCGTCAAGGAGATCTTCTGA